A stretch of DNA from Flavobacteriaceae bacterium MAR_2009_75:
GCCTTTCCATAAGTGAATATTGTCGGCGTGCCGCCTTCGACCATAGAATTGTTGAACGGTTTTCCGAGGAACAAATTGATGTGTACAAATTACTTGTCCGGTATCAGGTCAACTTTAAACGTATCGGAAATATGTACCGAAAACGAAATCCGAAATTGGCCGATGAAGTCGTGCATTTGGCAAATGAAATACGGAAGCATCTTTACAATTTCAAGAAATGATAGGCATGGGGAAATCCATATCGCATACAGGAGCTTCCATGGGTTATGGATGGAACGAAGAGAAAGAAGCCGAAGTGGTCTATCGCGAACATTTGGCAGGGGACAATCCCAAAGAGATTACACAAGAATTCAAGATCATACAATCACAAAACCATCGATGTAAAAAGAACACCTTGAGTTTCGTGCTTAGTCCCACAATAGAAGATGGAAAGGAATTAAAAGAAAAAGAACTGAAAGAAATTACCGAAAGATTTATCAAAGAAATGAAACTACAGGAACGGCAGGCGATTGCCTTTGTCCATCGGGACAAACAGCATATCCATGTCCATCTATATGTGAATAGAATCGGTTTTGACGGCAAGGCCTATAAGGACAATTATATCGGGAAACGCAGCCAAATGGCCGCCGAACAAGTGGCAAAGCAAATGGGACTTACTACGGTCAAGGAAGTCCAACAGGAAAAATTAAACGAGATTCAAAATATTAGAACCGAAATCAAACGAATACATGAAAAGGTTATTGCAGATATGAAGCCCAAGGATTTTGACCAATACATCAAGTACATGAAACAAAGAAATGTGGCAGTCATTCCAAGCATCACAAAATCGAATCAGTTGCGGGGTTTTAGATTTGAATACAAAGGTCAAAATCTAAAAGGAAGTGAAGTACATCGTTCAATGTCAATGGGGCGAATTGCAGAAAAAATCGGTTTTGATAGAAATGCTGCTCAAAAACTAGCAAAGGAAAACAGACTAACAATGCTAGGAAAAACCGTAGGTCTATCTCCCAACTTGGCGGCGAGCATCGCAAAAAAGGCAATCAAAATAGGCGTTAAGAAAACAATTGGATTAGGAATGGAAATTTAATATCATGGCAAAATTAGAGGAAGTAGCAGAACTATTAACCGAAGAAATCAAGGAATTCGAAAACTCGATAAGTCGCTTGGAAGAGCTACATGCTTTTTTGAGGAACTACAAACTAAAGCCCGACACCTCGGATATCGACTTTATTTTAAGGCGATACAATGACCATCAAAAAAAGGCGATTGACGACCAACACCGACTTATGGGGAACGTAATCCACTACATTAAAAAGTCCGTGACTTTTCCGAAGTGGGGAATTAAACTGTTTTGGGGTCTTTTGGTAATAATCTTCCTTGTATTGGGCTTCTCCATTTATAAAGTCTCCCGAATCTCTGAAATAAGGCAAGAGGCCTATGGACAGGGAGAGGAAAATGCACTAGGGCATTTTAGGGCTTTCTTCGAGGCCAGCCCAGAGGCTAGCGAACTCTACCAAGAATGGCGAAAACCCCAAAGCAAAGATTAGGGTGCGCCCTATCCGGTTTTTGCTTTACGCTAATCTGCCGGAATCACTACAAAAACCGGACAGGATCCATGCGCAAAGTTTTTGGGTAAGATTTGGGTAAATCACACCTCTTAAAATTAGGAAGAACAACTTCTTTACATTTAGCATAAGATTCGCACTTTTTATCTACTTAGTGTGAGATTTTTACTATAAATAAATATCTTTAGAACAATCTTATATAACCTCTAAAACTAAATCTGTACCGAATCAAACAGATATCTAGTTTGACCAAAAACTGAAGCATGGAAATAACCGAAAGGTTACTAATTGAATTACAAAATCGATTAAAAGTTGGTAGCCGAAGAGGTGTTCATCTAAATGCCATACCTGCACGTTCAAGGTATAAGTTTGACTTTACCAGACTTTCTCACATTGACGAGAATCTACCAAACAATTTTATCAATTCTTTACTCACAGAATTACCTTTAAAATTTAAAGTCAGTTGGAAAGACAATGTTCCTGATTTGAATTCGCTTTTTGAAGAAGATCAAACCCAATTGGTAAAAATCACAAAGTCATTCGAAAACCTGATCAACCAAACAGACGCTATAGAATCTGAAAAAGGTCTCAACACTTTTGGTTTTGGTTTCCCGTTGCTCGTAAGACGAGACCAGTCGGACAACAAATTGACTGTTGCCCCAATTTTAATTTGGTCATTGCGTATCAGACGAACAAAAGAGTTTAATACGTGGGAAATACTGCGAAATGAGGACGACCCGATTTATATTAATGAAGTATTAATCAATCACTTGCAAAGCGATTCTAAAATTGAAATTGACCAAATTTCTAGCGAACACTTGGATGATGGCTTAATTGACAGAAATGAGCTTTTGGAGATTTGTGTAAATATCATTGAGGCAATAAATAGCACAACTCCAAATGACCTACGACAGACATTTGAGAAAAAGCTTGATGAAATTAAATCCATTCCAGATAAAAAATACTATGAAAAACTACCATTAACTTCAAATAACTCATTTATAGACTTTGGTGGTCTGTTTTCCATTTTTGAAGTTCAAAAACAAAATATAATCCACGATTATGGGAATTTACTTGAACTGAAAGGTGCAACTATTGGCCTTGAAGATATGGACAAACACTTTTTTCAACCTATTTCATCAGTTGAAACCGACCCATCTCAACAAGGCATTTTACATTCTTTAAAAACATCTAGGAATATTCTTATTCAAGGGCCTCCAGGAACGGGGAAGAGTCAATCACTAACGGCTATTTTAGTAAATGCACTTGAAAACCAAAAAAAGACGATTGTGGTTTGCGAAAAACGAACTGCTTTAGAAGTCTTGTATAATGCTTTGAATGAAAAAGGTCTGAATTATCAATCTATTTTAATCAAAGACATCATAAAGGATAGAAGACTTGCTGTCGATTCAGTTAGAGATAGAGTTGACAATTCTTCGTATCGAAAATACCGATACACTCATTCCAAAGAAACTTTAGACAACATTATTCAAAAATCTCAAGCTCTAATTGATGCAATAAACAAGAGACATCAGAAATTAGACGAAAAATTGATTGGCAATAAGAATTGGACGAATGTTGTCGGTTCTTTGCTTTCCGAATTAAAGGACAATTCAGAAGAATCTAATCTGGATTTGGCAAAAGACAGTTTTTCTTATGAGTCTACTGAACTCAATAGATTGCTTGAATTGATTCGAAAAGGTCAAAATCTTCACAACGAATACAAACTTCACAAAGATTTATCTTTTTTAAACTCCTCAAAATTAATTGGAGATAATCCTTTCATTATCGAACAGCAAATACAAGAAGACTTTTTATACTATAAGAAGGAACTTGAAGCCATCCGAGAACAAGTTTTAGCCTATGAGCAAGAGTTCTACAACATTAGAAATGAGGAGTTAAACCAACAAGAAGACGGCATTGCTAAAATTTCTAGCTCACTTTTGAAAATCTTCTCTAAATATAAGAAAGCAGAAGATTTCTACAATGAAGAAAAAACCAAAAGTTTTATTTATAAAGCTGTTTCAATTTTCTCTAAATCAAAAAAAACAATCATTAACGACCAGTTCAAAGTAAACACTTCGTATGTCGTAATCCAAAATACAACAAAGGCAAGCAAAGACCTCAAAACTATTATTTACGCCAAAACCATTGCCGACAAAGAATTAAGCCTTGAAAAGTACAAATCTGTCATTCAGAACACTAAAAAAGATTTTCAGAGCAAAATTGAAACCGAGTTCGGAGCCATAGACATTCTTCAACCTCTTGCGGCGGAATTTGAAACCGAGTTATTAATTTCAATTAAAGACAAAATTATTAGTTTAAAAACAAAAATCCTTGAAGACAATTGGAGTGATTTCGAACTGAATCAAACTTCTTATAGGTCCTTTGTTGAGGCTATTGAAAAATTGATTGAATCTAAAGAATCGTTTTTTGAAAATGAAAACGACCTTTTTTCCATTGAATTCAAATGGTTTCAGTATTACAATTCCCTTTCAACAGAAGACGTACTAGTAATAGACCAACTGATTGGAAAGGAAGATTGGCGAAAAACGTTTCTAATTTTCTACCTCAATTCAATGCTCGTAAACTCGGCAAATATGGACTTGCCAACGAACGATAACGACCACGTAGAATTAGAAAAATCATTGTCCGAAATTGAAAAAGAACAGATAAAATACATTAGGGAATATTGGTTTTCCGAACAAATTGATGCAACAAGGGATTTCGATAACAGAAATCCAGATATCGCAGTTGAAAATCTGTACAACAAAAGAGCAAGCAACAAGCATAAAAGATTGTCTTTGCGAGAAATCGTAAAGTTGGATATGGATTTGTTCACTACGTTTTTCCCAATTATTCTTACTACACCTGACGTAGCCAGCAATCTTTTTAAGGGACAAAATCAATATTTTGACATTGTAATGTTCGATGAGGCCAGTCAATTAAAATTGGAGGATAACTTACCTGCACTTCTAAAAGGAAAGCAAATAGTCATTGCAGGAGACGAGCATCAAATGCCTCCTTCAAACTATTTCAGCAAAATATTTGACGGTACAATTGATGACGAAGACGAATTTGAAGAGGAAGAAGACAGGATTAAAAATACGTTGGGCAACTCAATGTTGGATTGTGAATCGCTTCTTGACTTCGCATCTATTCTAGGTTTTGAAAAAAAACATTTGGATTTTCATTATCGTTCAAGACATCCTTATTTAATAGACTATTCCAATCATGCATTTTATAATCAACGCTTAAAGCCACTTCCGAATAGTTTCGATTACATTCCGATTAATTATGTTCCCGTAAATGGCACTTATTCCGATAATTCAAATGATGCAGAAGCGGAAACAGTTTTATCGATTATTGACAACAACATTTCCCGATTACCTGATGGCAAATATCCGACTGTTGGAGTAGCAACCTTTAACATCAACCAGCGAAACCTCATTTTGGGAAAAATCAATGAAAGACGAAAATTTGAACGTTTTAGGGATTTTAATGAAAAAATTGTTGAATTAGAAGAAAACGGATTTTTTGTAAAAAATTTAGAAAACATTCAAGGAGACGAAAGAGACGTAATAATTCTTTCAACGACCTATGGAATCAACAAAGAAGGGAAATTTGCCCAGCGATTCGGCTCAATTAACCATCAAAAAGGTTATAAGCTATTAAATGTTATCATTACGAGAGCAAAATATAAGGTATATGTTTGTTCGTCAATTCCGCAAGAAGTCTTTTTGAACTACAAAGAACATTTGATTACCGAAGGTTCTAATAACAGAAGAGGAGCTTTTTATGCCTATTTAGCGTATGCCAAAGCAGTAAGCGACCAAGATAATGAAGCGAGAATTTCCGTCTTAAACACATTGGCAGAAAATTCAACAAAAAGCACGTCTATTGACAATTTCAATGAAGACCTCGAATCTCCATTTGAAGAAGAAGTTTACGAAGCCCTGACCGAACATTTTGACCATGGCAAAATTATCCCTCAACTCCAATTTGCTGGTTTCAGAATCGACATAATTTATGACACTAAAAATATAGGATTGCCAAAAATAGCAATAGAATGTGATGGTGCAGAATATCATTCTAGTCAAGAAGCCTATTTATACGATAGACATAGACAAAAGATTCTTGAGGGACACGGTTTTGTTTTTCATAGAATTTGGAGTACAAATTGGTGGAGGAATCCACAAAAAGAAACACAAAAATTGGTGGACTTCATAAATAATATTGAAAATAGTAATCCTTCAATCTTTGAAGATAAATCGAAAACTGGTCTTGCATTTACGGACAACATAACCATTATCGAAAATGAAATTGCTAAAGTCGCTCCGAGCCTACAAAAAGACTTGAAAGAAACCATTAAAGCCGTTACCCAAAAAGAAGATTTTCAAACTGAATTATTTAAAGAAACCATTGCCTTAAATAGCAAAGTTAAAGTCAAATATTTGAATATCGACAAAGATTTGAAAGTTCATTTAGTCGAGCATACTGTATCAAAAGCAGAAAAGTCAAATGGAATACAAAAAATAAATATCAAATCTCCACTGGGAACCGCACTAACAGGAAAAGCCGTTGGAGATACTGTAAAAATAGGAGACTTAGATAAATATGTTAGGATTTTAAAAATTATTAATTAGCACTTAAGCTTGAAGCTGACCAAAACCGATTTCATCCATTACCTCAATTGTCCAGAATCTTTATGGCTTTTGAAAAATTGACCTGAAGAATATCCAAAGGGCGAATTCTATCTGTTTATAAAGAAATTAATTATGGATGGATATGAGGTTGAAAAATACGCCCAATATTTGTTTCCTCAAGCAATACAGTTAAATGAATTAGGGCCACCTCATGAAACTTTACGTGCACTAAAGCATGAAAGTAATTCTTTCTTTCAAGCGGCGTTTCAGACTAAAGTTGGGGCATTCGCTCGAATCGATGTAATGGAGCGTTTAGCAAATAATTCTTGGCATTTGTATGAAATCAAATCTTCCAATGAAGTAAGTACCAAAAAGAAGCATAATCACATTTTAGATGCATGTTTTCAAAAATATGTATTACAAGAAAATGGTTTAGAGGTTTCCAAAGTATCAATTATTCATTTGAATAGAGATTACATTAAGAACAATACTATTAATGTAAATGACTTTTTAGTCATCGCGGATATTACGGAAAAGGTAAATGATGAATATTCAGGAGTTGTTAATCACATTAATGCGGCCATTACTTTAATTAACAAGCCTGGTATGGATACATCCTCCTGTTCTTGCTTACGAAAGACTAGGAATAACCATTGCGATAGTTTTAATTATTTCAACCAAGAATTGCCAAAATATCCCATTCACCAAATAAAGCGTATTTCTGAAAAAAAGGTAAACACTCTTATTGATAAGGGCACTCTTAGTATTTCAGGAGTTCCTAAGAACTTTGAGCTTAATTTAGGTCAGCAATTACAAGTGCAATCGTATCAGCAAGACAAGCCAATACTAAATATTACCGGAATAGTCAAGTGTTTAGATAGCTTAACATTTCCCTTACACTTTTTTGATTATGAGACTTTTGGAAGTGCGGTTCCGAAATTGGATGGAACAAGTCCTCACGCCCAAATTCCTTTTCAAGTTAGCATACATACCCTCCAGATAGATGGAACTTTAAGTCATTTCGAATATTTGGCAGATAAGCTGGAAATGCCAAATCAGATGGTATCAGAAATGCAGAATTCACAGGTCTGAAAGGAACATTTGTTTCATGGCATGCTAGCTTTGAAATAAGTAGAAACAGAAGTATGATGGAATGGATACCGGAGCATAATCCTTACTTGGTATATATAAACTCTCATATGTTTGACCTAGAGAAAATTTTTATTGCAGATTATATAGATTATCGTTTTAAAGGCTCGTCATCAATTAAAAAAGTACTCCCGGTTTTGGTGCCAAAATTCTCATATGCGGCGTTGGAGGTACAAGATGGCACTATGGCAATGGATATATGGGGACGAATGGTCTTAGATGAGAATTTTAATAATGATATCGAACAAACTAGGAACAATCTATTAGAGTATTGCAGACTAGATACATTGGCTATGGTTGAAATATATCATTTTCTGAAACAATTAGTAGATTAAAAATGAAGAAGAAATCATAAAAAAAGAAGACTTTTCTTAGAATTCTATTTTCCATTGTATTTGAGCCAACCTATTAGACAATTCTATAATCGTCAACAAAATGCTTTCCTCTTTTGGCGGCTCCCCATAAACCAAAAAGCTAAAATCATTCTGATAGGTGTCTTTAAGTTGGTTCCACGTTTCTTCAGGTTCTTTAAAAATCAACGCTTCTGTTGGGTGGTGCTTTAACCAATCGTTGTTGTTCTTAAAACTTTGCAAGTCGTCATGGGCTACTTTTAGGAGCATTGTTTCAAAATCGTCCGAAGTAAAAAACTGTTGAACCGTTTCATCCTTGAATAATTGATGAATATCGTAAACATGCCTGATTTTAGCATTCAGGTCGATAATTGGTTTCTCGGTATGTGAAAACCGAACCAAGCTCATTATCTTTTCACAAAGCGTTCTTCGAGAATCCAATACAAATGCTTCAAAAGGCAATAGGCCATATTCTTCCGCCAATGGTATTTGATTGGTGGCATTCATCATATCATAGATATAGGTATTAAGTATTCTTTTAGTGTACGGTTCAAAATAGCCTAGCCATGTTGCTTCTATTATAATGGCATCCCGTACCTGCCCATAATCTCCTTTAAAAATTTTTGGGTAGTTATAGGCTATCTTTCGAATCATTCCCATTTTGTTGGTAATCCCTTCCATTTCAACTTCTACAAATGGTGCGGTTATTTCCTTAGTTATTTTTTTGAGCTTAGTTTTTAATTGGTTTCCTGTCTCTTCTTCTCTTCGTATTACGACCAAATCAATATCCTCGGAAAAACGTTCGATGAATTTATAGCACTTTGACAAGGCCGTACCTCCCTTAAATATTACTTCATCTTTAATAGCACTATCGAAGATCAGTTTTAGGCCATAGCATACCCAATAGTCCTTTTCGATATAGATATCTAAAATACCCATCCGCTCTGCGGTTACCTGTACCGCTTGTCTGAAAAGTGGTTCGTTCTCGTGCAGTTTCATTTTATATTCCAGTATTTTGCATTTGGCAACGCCTTTTCAGAAATATTAAGATTATAAACCGTTATCGGGTTTAAACTATCTTGAAGGTCTCTTAGTTCAGTCTCTGCCTTGCAACCGGTCTCGCTTAGCAATGCACCCAATAAAGCCCTGGTTGCGGGTGAATATTTAAAAGCCAATTTTATAAGTTTAATTTGTTCGTTGATCTTCAATCCACGCAATAGTGCCATCAATCGAATACAACTTTTTTCAATGGTGGTATCGGGTATTTTCTTAATGTAGCGTATGGCATCCAACAATCGTAATAAAGGAATATTTTCCTTGTTAATGGTATTCTTTTGTTTGATGAACGAAATTCTAAAACGCCCTCTTTTAAAGGAAGGCCTTATCTCCCGTTTGCCTATTTGTATGGTACTACTTACTTGTGTAGTAAGCCCCAGAGAATTATAAACCCTATACCCAGTAATATAACCGACAAGTTTGCCATCTTCCTCCAACAAGTCTTTTACAATCTGGTGTTGATCTGGCAACAAAGTACCGAATACGGTTTCTTGCGGCTTGAAGTATTTACCTTTGGATAGTTTGTTTATCTTACCGGAAGCAGCCATTCTATTTAGATGTTTAATGATGGCTTCCCTCCTAGTCACCTCGTTCATAAAATCCATATAGGTAAACACATATCCTTTGGACAACTTATTAATCTTATCTTCAATATATTCAGAGGTTTTCATTGGAAAATATTTCTACAAAGATATTTAAAATGTCCAGTTTGTTTATTAAAAAACTGGACATTTTTTAATAAGCTCTAATAACTTTATTTGCATTGTTTCACAGGTCACTGTACCTTGCAAGAAGTAAAGTCTCTCGCAAGGTACAGTGACCTAACGTTGTTCTGTTAGTTATTAATCATACCTATTTAATTATTTACCTTCTAATACGGAGTCTAAACTGCCAACAAGTCAAGTTTTTTGCACAAAAAACTTGACATCCTACTACTGAAATAAAATAGAGCCTTAATACCATATAAGTCCATGTCCCTGCGGAAGTTAAAAAACCTACGGTTTTCCAACATCCTCGGCACCGCGCATAACCGCATGGAGCGTGAAAAAACGCTCCATGCCCTTATTTTGCCCACGCTCAATAAGAGTTATTAATTAAGCAATCTTTAAAGCTGGAAGATTGTCAATGGCCTCGTCTTGCAGTTTGTTGATGAAGTTTAAATATTTTAATGTGCTTTTCGTAGAGCTGTGCCCCATGGCATCGGCCACCGTTTTTAGGTTTGCACCGTTCATAAGCAGCAAACAGGCAAATGTATGTCTGGCACAATAAAAGGTAATATGTTTATTGATTTCCGCCCGCTGAACCCAATAACCGATGGTTTTGTTGAGACCATTAATACTAAGATTCTGAACGTTAAAAACAAAATCATTCTTTTTTTTAAGTGTACCGAGTATAGCCAGCGCAGTCGGGTTCAATCGATTATTAATCAATTCGCCTGTCTTTTTTCTATGTGTTATCAAACGACTTTTGTTGATGTTCCCCCAAGTTAATTCCCTGATTTCAGCAAAACCTAACGAAGTATAACAGGCGAACAGGAAGGCTTTCTTTACTTCTGAATTACCACAATGTGTATTGGCCAGTTTCTGTAGCTCTTCTCCATCAAGCACTTGTTTTCTTAGCGTATCGTCCTTATTGGGGTTCGAAAATCGAATATCTTCCGTAGGCATCGTTTTTAAATACCCTTGAATTTTGGCCGACCTTAAAACTTTCTTGAACCGCGTAAAGTAGTTATGAGCCGTTTCTCCTGCAAGTCCTGCGTCATGTATCAAATAGTCTTTATAAACTTCCATTATGGAAGGGGTAACTTGAGAAATTTTTAACCTTGGGTTATCTATTGCCAGTTTGAATTTTTCAACTGCACTAGCAACGATTCGAACATCTTTAAACTTGTACGTCTTGATGAAGTGTTCCGCAAATAAATAGAAGTTTTGATTTTTTAAATGACGTGGTACATGACCCGATTCATCAGAAAGTATTTCCAATTCTCGATTTGCCCTTATTTTATCCGCTAACCTTTTCTTTTCAATTCGGTCAGCATCTTTTGGCGACAATCTAATTTTGAGAAATTCCCGCCATCGTTCTCCATTGTGATGTATATCCAAATACAAACTTTTTTCTCCTGATTTTAGTTTCCTACTTCTTAATTGTACAGACATAAAAGTGACGGTTTAGTGACGGTTTTCATCTAAAAATAGGAAATAAAGGGAAACCAAATCAATTTTTTAACATTTTAAATAACTGATGTACAGTCATTTGTATTCATATGGTTTCATTTGGTATGAAACGGATATTCCCACCTCGAGTACGTTAAAAACACCTGTCAATTATTTGGCAGGTGTT
This window harbors:
- a CDS encoding hypothetical protein (manually curated), with amino-acid sequence MKKEFVQFRCSIYEKKLLKIKAKKSGLSISEYCRRAAFDHRIVERFSEEQIDVYKLLVRYQVNFKRIGNMYRKRNPKLADEVVHLANEIRKHLYNFKK
- a CDS encoding nucleotidyltransferase AbiEii toxin of type IV toxin-antitoxin system, with the protein product MKLHENEPLFRQAVQVTAERMGILDIYIEKDYWVCYGLKLIFDSAIKDEVIFKGGTALSKCYKFIERFSEDIDLVVIRREEETGNQLKTKLKKITKEITAPFVEVEMEGITNKMGMIRKIAYNYPKIFKGDYGQVRDAIIIEATWLGYFEPYTKRILNTYIYDMMNATNQIPLAEEYGLLPFEAFVLDSRRTLCEKIMSLVRFSHTEKPIIDLNAKIRHVYDIHQLFKDETVQQFFTSDDFETMLLKVAHDDLQSFKNNNDWLKHHPTEALIFKEPEETWNQLKDTYQNDFSFLVYGEPPKEESILLTIIELSNRLAQIQWKIEF
- a CDS encoding relaxase/mobilization nuclease-like protein; this translates as MIGMGKSISHTGASMGYGWNEEKEAEVVYREHLAGDNPKEITQEFKIIQSQNHRCKKNTLSFVLSPTIEDGKELKEKELKEITERFIKEMKLQERQAIAFVHRDKQHIHVHLYVNRIGFDGKAYKDNYIGKRSQMAAEQVAKQMGLTTVKEVQQEKLNEIQNIRTEIKRIHEKVIADMKPKDFDQYIKYMKQRNVAVIPSITKSNQLRGFRFEYKGQNLKGSEVHRSMSMGRIAEKIGFDRNAAQKLAKENRLTMLGKTVGLSPNLAASIAKKAIKIGVKKTIGLGMEI
- a CDS encoding integrase-like protein, giving the protein MSVQLRSRKLKSGEKSLYLDIHHNGERWREFLKIRLSPKDADRIEKKRLADKIRANRELEILSDESGHVPRHLKNQNFYLFAEHFIKTYKFKDVRIVASAVEKFKLAIDNPRLKISQVTPSIMEVYKDYLIHDAGLAGETAHNYFTRFKKVLRSAKIQGYLKTMPTEDIRFSNPNKDDTLRKQVLDGEELQKLANTHCGNSEVKKAFLFACYTSLGFAEIRELTWGNINKSRLITHRKKTGELINNRLNPTALAILGTLKKKNDFVFNVQNLSINGLNKTIGYWVQRAEINKHITFYCARHTFACLLLMNGANLKTVADAMGHSSTKSTLKYLNFINKLQDEAIDNLPALKIA
- a CDS encoding superfamily I DNA and/or RNA helicase, whose translation is MEITERLLIELQNRLKVGSRRGVHLNAIPARSRYKFDFTRLSHIDENLPNNFINSLLTELPLKFKVSWKDNVPDLNSLFEEDQTQLVKITKSFENLINQTDAIESEKGLNTFGFGFPLLVRRDQSDNKLTVAPILIWSLRIRRTKEFNTWEILRNEDDPIYINEVLINHLQSDSKIEIDQISSEHLDDGLIDRNELLEICVNIIEAINSTTPNDLRQTFEKKLDEIKSIPDKKYYEKLPLTSNNSFIDFGGLFSIFEVQKQNIIHDYGNLLELKGATIGLEDMDKHFFQPISSVETDPSQQGILHSLKTSRNILIQGPPGTGKSQSLTAILVNALENQKKTIVVCEKRTALEVLYNALNEKGLNYQSILIKDIIKDRRLAVDSVRDRVDNSSYRKYRYTHSKETLDNIIQKSQALIDAINKRHQKLDEKLIGNKNWTNVVGSLLSELKDNSEESNLDLAKDSFSYESTELNRLLELIRKGQNLHNEYKLHKDLSFLNSSKLIGDNPFIIEQQIQEDFLYYKKELEAIREQVLAYEQEFYNIRNEELNQQEDGIAKISSSLLKIFSKYKKAEDFYNEEKTKSFIYKAVSIFSKSKKTIINDQFKVNTSYVVIQNTTKASKDLKTIIYAKTIADKELSLEKYKSVIQNTKKDFQSKIETEFGAIDILQPLAAEFETELLISIKDKIISLKTKILEDNWSDFELNQTSYRSFVEAIEKLIESKESFFENENDLFSIEFKWFQYYNSLSTEDVLVIDQLIGKEDWRKTFLIFYLNSMLVNSANMDLPTNDNDHVELEKSLSEIEKEQIKYIREYWFSEQIDATRDFDNRNPDIAVENLYNKRASNKHKRLSLREIVKLDMDLFTTFFPIILTTPDVASNLFKGQNQYFDIVMFDEASQLKLEDNLPALLKGKQIVIAGDEHQMPPSNYFSKIFDGTIDDEDEFEEEEDRIKNTLGNSMLDCESLLDFASILGFEKKHLDFHYRSRHPYLIDYSNHAFYNQRLKPLPNSFDYIPINYVPVNGTYSDNSNDAEAETVLSIIDNNISRLPDGKYPTVGVATFNINQRNLILGKINERRKFERFRDFNEKIVELEENGFFVKNLENIQGDERDVIILSTTYGINKEGKFAQRFGSINHQKGYKLLNVIITRAKYKVYVCSSIPQEVFLNYKEHLITEGSNNRRGAFYAYLAYAKAVSDQDNEARISVLNTLAENSTKSTSIDNFNEDLESPFEEEVYEALTEHFDHGKIIPQLQFAGFRIDIIYDTKNIGLPKIAIECDGAEYHSSQEAYLYDRHRQKILEGHGFVFHRIWSTNWWRNPQKETQKLVDFINNIENSNPSIFEDKSKTGLAFTDNITIIENEIAKVAPSLQKDLKETIKAVTQKEDFQTELFKETIALNSKVKVKYLNIDKDLKVHLVEHTVSKAEKSNGIQKINIKSPLGTALTGKAVGDTVKIGDLDKYVRILKIIN